A stretch of Corallococcus macrosporus DNA encodes these proteins:
- a CDS encoding TIGR02587 family membrane protein codes for MADALPSEAARRRPVADSLREYGRGIAGGLLFSLPLLYTMEVWWAGFTSHPGSVLGYLVATYVLLLGYNRYGGFRRDVYWFDVFTDSLEELGLGLLVSVAVLVLIGRIGQGTSLQEAVGMVVVEAGTVAIGVSVGTAQLGGQHREENEAEDKKRLESADHVPGQLVISFCGAVLFAANVAPTEEIVMIAVETQPWCLLGLAVLSLLLGGLILFQSDFTRAHRFTRRRLRRDVLAGTFVTYAIALLSSVFVLWFFGRFNGNGLSVCLAQVVVLGLASTLGASAGRLLIQS; via the coding sequence ATGGCCGACGCCCTCCCATCCGAAGCGGCCCGCCGACGACCGGTGGCGGACTCCCTGCGCGAATACGGCCGGGGCATCGCGGGCGGCCTGCTCTTCAGCCTGCCGCTGCTCTACACGATGGAGGTGTGGTGGGCGGGCTTCACGTCCCACCCAGGCAGCGTGTTGGGCTACCTGGTGGCCACGTACGTGCTGCTGCTCGGGTACAACCGCTACGGCGGTTTCCGCAGGGACGTGTACTGGTTCGACGTCTTCACGGACTCCCTGGAGGAGCTGGGGCTGGGACTGCTCGTGTCCGTGGCCGTGCTCGTGCTCATTGGCCGCATCGGCCAGGGCACGTCACTGCAGGAAGCGGTGGGCATGGTCGTGGTGGAGGCCGGCACGGTGGCCATCGGCGTGTCGGTGGGCACCGCGCAGCTGGGCGGTCAGCACCGCGAGGAGAACGAGGCGGAGGACAAGAAGCGGCTGGAGTCCGCGGATCATGTCCCCGGGCAGCTGGTCATTTCGTTCTGCGGCGCGGTGCTGTTCGCCGCCAACGTGGCGCCCACGGAGGAGATCGTGATGATCGCCGTGGAGACGCAGCCCTGGTGCCTGCTGGGACTCGCCGTGCTGTCGCTGCTGCTGGGCGGGCTCATCCTCTTCCAGAGCGACTTCACCCGCGCGCACCGATTCACTCGCCGCCGACTGCGCCGGGATGTGCTGGCCGGCACGTTCGTCACGTATGCCATCGCGCTGCTTTCGAGCGTGTTCGTGTTGTGGTTCTTCGGCCGGTTCAACGGCAACGGCCTGAGCGTCTGCCTGGCCCAGGTGGTGGTGCTGGGCCTGGCGTCGACGCTGGGGGCCTCTGCGGGGAGACTGCTCATCCAATCATGA
- a CDS encoding carboxypeptidase-like regulatory domain-containing protein, whose amino-acid sequence MAVVSSRAPRAHAPSSNEHFRATDTGPSGTRFTKQLATNAESSLRITGVVRDARGPVAGVQVSASRVDADTLSARLFPEDPLAMQSDAWMLRQADPSYLEQESVRLVETREGAAPEFARTATAADGSFALEGLPPGAFSLWAIGDTGATVQPDVQAGSDGVTLTLEEGVFISGMVVEQYRLVPIPGALVTVVHEAGSRYFDALADARGRFRVGPLPPGRYLKVASAKGWVTTARREEVWLDANVDVMLYLQPQLRLEGVVLTSEGRPASGVNVHLVSQVDSDDTRTTRSDGRGRFVFDAVPQTEYELWARSEDETAFGATLAIPPDSVALRMKPVLFMEGTVRDEQGTPLKGVHLDFQGQGQGDRTSPTAVTDEAGRYRVGPLLKSGTRVRLRGEHLLDALEDIELSMPHAGPWDFTLRRAPSVEGLVVDTEGTPLPGIEVKLERSQGAPKATGYFRSDLDAVRSDDAGRFVVDGEEGGASHILIDAPGFRAVKQAVVIPSAGIRVVLERGASVSGTVVDAKGQPMRLVDLQLWDTASRSETPRTTSPDKAGAFSFQGLKAGHYVVEAHVQRPGIQHAVSQTVDLEERTQARVTLRFEEGRTIQGRTIDTEGQPVAGVRVQACPTLEDLSAWRTTGPSCRFPAGDGVLSGADGHFILKHLTAPRHQLIARKDSHGFAPARSRGGTPDLETLLVTTGEEDLQLVLERRPRLRGQVVSEEGAPLPCSVGLWGPSAHFPDGTFDLPLPVDGYQRLVVSAKGFLDLWHDFNASPGQDVDLGVLRMARGRTVRVLVQDERTRAPLAGVDVVIAAHNEPPASDRIRLPSPFEGTLDEEGGTDMDGLPRARISLSVRRAQSMIVQEVTVEANQETVTVRLPDPSR is encoded by the coding sequence ATGGCCGTGGTGTCCTCCCGGGCTCCTCGCGCTCACGCGCCTTCGTCGAATGAGCACTTCCGCGCCACGGACACGGGCCCTTCGGGAACGCGCTTCACGAAGCAGCTCGCGACGAACGCGGAGAGCTCGCTGCGCATCACGGGCGTCGTGCGGGATGCACGCGGTCCGGTCGCGGGCGTGCAGGTCTCGGCATCTCGGGTGGACGCGGACACACTGTCGGCGCGTCTCTTCCCCGAGGATCCGCTGGCCATGCAGTCCGACGCATGGATGCTGCGACAAGCGGACCCCTCCTACCTGGAACAGGAGTCCGTGCGGCTCGTGGAAACCCGCGAGGGCGCAGCGCCCGAGTTCGCGCGGACAGCGACGGCGGCGGATGGCAGCTTCGCCCTCGAGGGACTGCCGCCGGGCGCATTCTCCCTCTGGGCGATTGGGGACACGGGCGCGACGGTGCAGCCGGATGTCCAGGCGGGCAGCGACGGCGTGACGTTGACGCTGGAGGAGGGGGTCTTCATCTCCGGCATGGTGGTGGAGCAGTACCGGCTCGTTCCCATTCCAGGAGCGCTCGTGACGGTGGTCCACGAGGCCGGGTCCCGCTACTTCGATGCGCTCGCCGATGCCCGGGGGCGATTCCGCGTCGGGCCGCTGCCGCCGGGCCGCTACCTGAAGGTCGCGAGCGCCAAGGGCTGGGTGACCACGGCCCGCCGTGAGGAAGTCTGGCTCGACGCGAACGTGGACGTGATGCTCTACCTTCAGCCACAGCTCCGGCTGGAGGGCGTGGTGCTGACCTCCGAGGGCCGCCCCGCGAGCGGAGTGAACGTCCACCTGGTCTCCCAGGTGGACTCCGACGACACGCGGACCACTCGGAGCGATGGACGGGGAAGGTTCGTCTTCGACGCGGTTCCCCAGACTGAGTACGAACTCTGGGCTCGCTCCGAGGACGAGACTGCCTTCGGCGCGACCCTGGCCATACCGCCCGATTCCGTGGCCCTCCGGATGAAGCCCGTCCTGTTCATGGAGGGCACCGTGAGGGACGAACAGGGCACGCCCCTGAAGGGCGTGCACCTGGACTTCCAGGGCCAGGGCCAGGGAGACCGCACCTCCCCCACGGCCGTCACGGATGAAGCGGGCCGTTACCGGGTGGGGCCGCTGCTCAAGTCCGGCACGCGGGTCAGGCTGCGGGGTGAGCACCTTCTCGATGCCCTGGAGGACATCGAGCTGTCCATGCCCCATGCAGGCCCCTGGGACTTCACCCTGCGGCGGGCCCCATCGGTGGAAGGGCTCGTGGTCGACACCGAAGGCACGCCCCTGCCGGGAATCGAGGTTAAGCTCGAACGGAGCCAGGGTGCCCCCAAGGCCACGGGGTACTTCCGCTCCGACCTCGATGCCGTCCGGTCCGACGACGCGGGCCGCTTCGTCGTGGACGGTGAGGAGGGAGGCGCGAGTCACATTCTCATCGACGCTCCGGGCTTCCGCGCCGTGAAGCAGGCGGTGGTGATTCCGTCAGCAGGCATCCGCGTGGTGCTGGAGCGGGGGGCCTCCGTGTCCGGCACGGTCGTGGATGCGAAGGGTCAGCCCATGCGCCTCGTGGACCTCCAGCTCTGGGACACCGCGTCCCGGAGCGAAACTCCCCGCACCACGTCCCCGGACAAGGCGGGGGCCTTCTCATTCCAGGGACTGAAGGCGGGCCACTACGTGGTGGAGGCCCACGTCCAGAGGCCGGGCATCCAGCACGCGGTGTCCCAGACCGTGGACCTGGAGGAGCGGACACAGGCGCGCGTGACGCTGCGCTTCGAGGAGGGGCGCACGATCCAGGGGAGGACCATCGACACCGAGGGACAACCCGTGGCCGGCGTCCGGGTCCAGGCCTGCCCCACCCTGGAGGACCTCTCCGCGTGGCGGACCACGGGCCCCAGCTGCCGCTTCCCTGCCGGGGACGGCGTGCTGTCCGGAGCGGATGGCCACTTCATCCTCAAGCACCTGACCGCGCCGCGCCATCAACTCATCGCGAGGAAGGACAGCCATGGGTTCGCGCCCGCGCGCTCCCGGGGCGGAACGCCCGACCTCGAAACACTGCTTGTCACGACGGGCGAGGAGGACCTCCAACTGGTCCTGGAACGGAGGCCCCGGCTGCGGGGACAGGTCGTGAGCGAAGAGGGGGCTCCCCTGCCCTGCTCGGTCGGGTTGTGGGGCCCCTCCGCCCATTTTCCGGATGGGACCTTCGACCTTCCCCTGCCAGTGGATGGGTACCAACGCCTCGTCGTGAGCGCGAAGGGCTTCCTGGACCTCTGGCACGACTTCAACGCGAGCCCGGGCCAGGACGTCGACCTGGGGGTTCTGCGGATGGCCCGCGGCCGCACGGTGCGCGTCCTCGTCCAGGATGAGAGGACCCGCGCGCCACTCGCCGGAGTGGACGTGGTCATCGCCGCCCACAACGAGCCTCCTGCTTCCGACCGCATCCGTCTCCCTTCCCCCTTCGAGGGGACCCTGGATGAGGAAGGAGGCACGGACATGGACGGGCTGCCCCGCGCCCGCATCAGCCTCTCCGTCCGGAGGGCCCAGAGCATGATCGTCCAGGAGGTGACCGTCGAAGCGAACCAGGAGACCGTCACGGTGCGGCTGCCCGACCCCTCCCGCTAG
- a CDS encoding MSCRAMM family protein, whose protein sequence is MGNARRGGLKPWLGGGALAVVALLAFLLWNARPASSATDAPSPASASTVTPKPRVSQLTTPPRPVGTARITGRVLGTHGAAVGVRVSASRVEPGLTLSERPCPSPSGPQDAQAPLLKTGRCSFDSEHMLGEAVEARDGEAPVFAEAATDAEGRFVLDGLPEGSVTLWALGDTGAVSQGGVPVGSDDVELTLEQGVLFQGRVTATDRTPIPDARVTLVSRWHTRFFDATTDAEGHFVAGPLPQGSYAAFVTADGGSSWFKPELDSPADLAAVVLARTLPIAGQVLSAEGTPAPGVQVLLEGSTATASTQRTTTDDAGCFRFTAPAVAHQLNAESGGAFATLDVTPPLEHVELRLQQGVFLEGTVRDDTGQPIPNARVQTYREDGGPLAAEADTATDSAGRYRMGPTRSGPHTFRILASHHLDLEVTAQKLLRGMAPLDFMLRRAKSVEGRVVDTSGAPLEGIHLELSGNLGAWDDLVSRDSQRSDATGRFVLDAQRGGKAQLLVEDPSFQSLSIDVSVPSKDVVVVLDRGASVSGTVTDPRGLPLRGATVTLLEDSEDTEDSSLYEEPRQGMTDEQGRFQLQGIAPGKYLLGAVIRGDLIDASVSQPIAFQAREHQDVSLRLEAGRQRSGIAVDGTGQPLADVMITAALPDEDDSQWRGGSGEDGPAGLRTGPDGRFTLRGLVAPRYALWASLPGHSFRPERSQGGEPFTEQGGLWVDSGEAPLRLVLERDGRIRGRVVGSRGEAVTSFTVHGRGLLGQEQPGEWPDGVFDLPFKGSGPATLTVRASGFAPLIRDVTLTEGVDMDLGVLTLDPGWTLRLALQDAETGAVLSDVGFLYAKLMNPADSDIARAMVRPRRLAPEDDGYTLTQLPPPPFVLELKARGTRPFQHEVTSRLDTLTVPLDLAAKVRFTAQDKDGKPLPALIRLRYAEGLVSYPFQEYAPEGTVLSRGIEPGEYFLDARPIDPESKQHFPARRIQIPPRGEVAFTVEATPP, encoded by the coding sequence ATGGGGAACGCGAGACGTGGAGGACTGAAGCCCTGGCTGGGAGGAGGCGCGCTCGCAGTCGTCGCGCTCCTCGCGTTCCTCCTGTGGAACGCCCGGCCCGCGTCGTCCGCGACGGACGCGCCTTCGCCCGCCTCCGCGTCCACCGTGACGCCGAAGCCCCGCGTCTCCCAGCTCACGACCCCACCGCGTCCCGTGGGCACCGCGCGAATCACCGGCCGCGTGCTGGGGACCCACGGCGCGGCCGTGGGCGTGCGCGTCTCCGCATCCCGCGTGGAGCCGGGGCTCACGCTGTCGGAGCGGCCCTGCCCCTCCCCTTCCGGCCCGCAGGACGCACAGGCGCCGCTCCTCAAGACGGGCCGATGCAGCTTCGACTCCGAGCACATGCTGGGCGAAGCCGTGGAGGCCCGCGACGGTGAGGCGCCGGTGTTCGCGGAGGCGGCCACGGACGCGGAAGGCCGCTTCGTGCTCGACGGCCTGCCCGAGGGCAGCGTCACGCTCTGGGCGCTGGGCGACACGGGTGCGGTGTCGCAGGGCGGCGTGCCCGTGGGCTCGGACGACGTGGAGCTGACGCTGGAGCAGGGCGTCCTCTTCCAGGGACGCGTCACCGCCACGGACCGGACGCCCATTCCCGATGCGCGGGTGACGCTCGTCTCCCGCTGGCACACGCGCTTCTTCGACGCGACCACGGATGCCGAAGGCCACTTCGTCGCGGGGCCCCTGCCCCAGGGCAGCTACGCCGCCTTCGTCACCGCGGACGGCGGGTCCTCGTGGTTCAAGCCGGAGCTGGACTCACCGGCGGACCTTGCAGCCGTGGTGCTCGCGCGCACGCTCCCCATCGCGGGCCAGGTCCTTTCAGCGGAAGGCACTCCGGCGCCGGGCGTCCAGGTCCTCCTCGAGGGAAGCACCGCGACGGCCTCCACCCAGCGCACCACGACGGATGACGCGGGATGCTTCCGGTTCACCGCGCCCGCGGTCGCCCACCAGCTCAACGCTGAATCCGGAGGCGCGTTCGCCACGCTGGACGTGACGCCGCCCCTGGAGCACGTGGAGCTGCGGCTCCAGCAGGGCGTGTTCCTGGAAGGCACGGTGCGCGACGACACGGGGCAGCCCATCCCGAACGCTCGCGTGCAGACCTACCGAGAGGACGGCGGTCCCCTCGCCGCCGAAGCGGACACCGCGACGGACAGCGCGGGCCGCTACCGGATGGGGCCCACGCGGTCCGGGCCGCACACCTTCCGGATCCTCGCGTCGCATCACCTCGACCTGGAGGTCACGGCCCAGAAGCTCCTGCGGGGCATGGCGCCGCTGGACTTCATGCTCCGGCGAGCGAAGAGCGTGGAGGGCCGCGTCGTCGACACGTCGGGCGCTCCGCTCGAGGGCATCCACCTGGAGCTCTCCGGCAACCTGGGCGCCTGGGACGATCTCGTCTCCCGCGACTCCCAGCGCTCCGACGCCACGGGGCGCTTCGTCCTGGACGCCCAGCGCGGGGGGAAGGCGCAGTTGCTCGTGGAGGATCCTTCCTTCCAAAGCCTCTCCATCGACGTGAGCGTCCCCTCGAAGGACGTCGTGGTGGTGCTGGACCGGGGCGCCTCCGTCTCCGGCACCGTCACCGACCCACGGGGGCTGCCGCTGCGCGGCGCGACCGTGACGTTGTTGGAGGACAGCGAGGACACGGAGGACTCCTCGCTGTACGAGGAGCCGCGGCAGGGCATGACGGATGAGCAGGGCCGCTTCCAGTTGCAAGGGATTGCCCCGGGCAAGTACCTCCTGGGGGCCGTCATCCGGGGAGACCTGATCGACGCCTCGGTGTCCCAGCCCATCGCGTTCCAGGCGCGCGAGCACCAGGACGTGTCCCTTCGCCTGGAAGCAGGCCGCCAGCGCTCCGGCATCGCGGTGGATGGCACGGGCCAGCCGCTCGCGGACGTCATGATCACCGCGGCGCTCCCCGACGAGGATGATTCGCAGTGGCGCGGAGGCTCGGGCGAGGACGGTCCCGCCGGCCTCCGCACGGGCCCGGACGGACGCTTCACCTTGCGCGGGCTCGTGGCGCCCCGCTATGCGCTGTGGGCCTCCCTCCCGGGCCATTCCTTCCGCCCCGAGCGCTCGCAGGGAGGCGAGCCCTTCACGGAGCAGGGCGGCCTGTGGGTGGACTCCGGCGAGGCGCCGCTCCGGCTCGTGCTGGAGCGCGATGGACGCATCCGGGGCCGCGTCGTGGGCTCCAGGGGCGAGGCCGTCACCTCCTTCACGGTGCATGGCCGAGGCCTCCTGGGTCAGGAGCAGCCCGGTGAATGGCCGGACGGCGTCTTCGACCTTCCCTTCAAGGGCTCGGGGCCGGCGACGCTCACGGTGAGGGCCTCCGGCTTCGCGCCCCTGATCCGTGACGTGACCCTGACGGAGGGCGTGGACATGGACCTGGGCGTGCTGACGCTGGACCCGGGCTGGACGCTGCGGCTCGCCCTCCAGGACGCGGAGACGGGCGCCGTCCTCTCCGACGTGGGGTTCCTCTACGCGAAGCTGATGAACCCCGCGGACTCAGACATCGCCCGCGCGATGGTGCGGCCCCGGCGCCTCGCCCCCGAGGATGACGGCTACACGCTGACGCAGCTTCCGCCCCCGCCCTTCGTCCTGGAGCTCAAGGCCCGCGGCACGCGGCCGTTCCAACACGAGGTGACGTCCCGCCTGGACACGCTCACCGTGCCCCTGGACCTGGCCGCGAAGGTGCGCTTCACCGCCCAGGACAAGGACGGCAAGCCCCTGCCCGCCCTCATCCGGCTGCGGTACGCGGAGGGTCTGGTGAGCTATCCCTTCCAGGAGTACGCCCCGGAGGGCACCGTCCTCTCCCGGGGCATCGAACCGGGCGAGTACTTCCTGGATGCCCGCCCCATCGACCCCGAGTCGAAGCAGCACTTCCCTGCCAGGCGGATCCAGATTCCGCCCCGGGGCGAGGTGGCCTTCACCGTGGAGGCGACCCCGCCCTGA
- a CDS encoding lytic polysaccharide monooxygenase auxiliary activity family 9 protein — MFPAIRRAFTAALAFVSLLSAGPAAAHGSMEVPLSRVYGCFKEGPESPKSAACKAAVQAGGTQALYDWNGVRQGAANGRHREIIPDGKLCSAANESHKGLDLARTDWPSTLITPDSSGRFEFVFHATAVHATGYFQLFVTKEGYNPALPLKWSDLEASPFCNVTNVSAVNNRYRLSCPFPAARTGSHVVYAIWQRADSPEAFYACTDVKFSNTPPPPVAWKELGQVQAREDLPRASKVTFRLFDSAGRDAESHPLTLDAATPAATWMYRLAQQVNAGSSRVQVGVLQTTGSVTPVQDALGNRVYAKETGYTFQVDIEKPSTGGGDGGTGTAQYKYPAGLDSYTAGTLVEGTDGLVYRCKPFPYSGWCKGVASYYAPGTGIAWQDAWERVP; from the coding sequence ATGTTCCCAGCCATTCGCAGGGCCTTCACCGCAGCGCTCGCTTTCGTCTCCCTGCTGTCCGCTGGTCCGGCGGCGGCGCACGGCTCCATGGAAGTTCCCCTGAGCCGCGTCTACGGATGTTTCAAGGAAGGGCCGGAGAGTCCGAAGTCCGCCGCGTGCAAGGCCGCGGTGCAGGCCGGTGGGACGCAGGCGCTCTATGACTGGAACGGCGTCCGGCAGGGCGCCGCCAACGGCCGTCACCGCGAAATCATCCCCGACGGCAAGCTGTGCAGCGCGGCCAATGAGAGCCACAAGGGGCTGGACCTGGCGCGCACGGACTGGCCGTCCACGCTCATCACCCCCGACAGCAGCGGCCGCTTCGAGTTCGTCTTCCACGCCACCGCGGTGCACGCCACGGGCTACTTCCAGCTCTTCGTGACGAAGGAGGGCTACAACCCGGCGCTGCCCCTGAAGTGGTCCGACCTGGAGGCGTCGCCCTTCTGCAACGTCACCAACGTGTCCGCGGTGAACAACCGCTACCGGCTCAGCTGCCCCTTCCCGGCGGCGCGCACGGGCTCGCACGTCGTCTACGCCATCTGGCAGCGCGCGGACAGCCCGGAGGCCTTCTACGCCTGCACGGACGTGAAGTTCAGCAACACGCCGCCCCCGCCGGTGGCGTGGAAGGAGCTGGGCCAGGTGCAGGCGCGCGAGGATTTGCCCAGGGCGAGCAAGGTGACGTTCCGCCTCTTCGACAGCGCGGGCCGCGACGCCGAGTCCCATCCGCTGACGCTCGACGCGGCCACGCCCGCGGCCACGTGGATGTACCGGCTGGCGCAGCAGGTGAACGCGGGCTCCAGCCGCGTGCAGGTGGGCGTGCTGCAGACGACGGGCAGCGTGACGCCGGTGCAGGACGCGCTGGGCAACCGCGTGTACGCGAAGGAGACGGGCTACACGTTCCAGGTGGACATCGAGAAGCCTTCCACCGGCGGCGGTGACGGCGGCACCGGGACGGCGCAGTACAAGTACCCGGCGGGGCTCGACAGCTACACGGCGGGCACGCTGGTGGAGGGCACGGACGGGCTCGTCTACCGCTGCAAGCCCTTCCCGTACTCCGGCTGGTGCAAGGGCGTGGCGTCGTACTACGCGCCGGGCACGGGCATCGCCTGGCAGGACGCGTGGGAGCGCGTGCCGTAG